A stretch of the Apteryx mantelli isolate bAptMan1 chromosome 3, bAptMan1.hap1, whole genome shotgun sequence genome encodes the following:
- the MEA1 gene encoding male-enhanced antigen 1, translated as MAVARSMGPERVCPEEPGPPEAPDGAAGWSGDEEDEEEEEGGGGYLYQPLSQEAEPGPGEQGPPAAPASCAEPGPGLQERLQMLRLHLPDPPADSEEEEEEEEGAAAQSSRSSIPMDPEHVELVKRTMASVKLPSLGVPAWASEISEEQWKDVVQRTLQARQSLSTPRPEWK; from the exons ATGGCGGTGGCGCGGAGCATGGGGCCGGAGCGGGTGTGCCCCGAGGAGCCGGGGCCGCCGGAGGCCCCGGACGGCGCGGCGGGCTGGAGCGGCGACgaggaagatgaggaggaagaggaaggcggcggcggctACTTGTACCAGCCGTTGAGCCAGGAAGCGGAGCCGGGCCCCGGCGAACaaggcccgcccgccgccccggcgagcTGCGCCGAGCCAGGCCCCGGCCTCCAGGAGCGGCTGCAG ATGCTGAGGCTGCACCTGCCCGACCCCCCGGcggacagcgaggaggaagaggaggaggaggaaggcgccgCCGCGCAAAGCAGCCGCAGCTCCATCCCCATGGACCCAG AGCACGTGGAGCTGGTGAAGAGGACGATGGCCAGCGTGAAGCTCCCCAGCCTGGGTGTCCCAGCGTGGGCCAGCGAGATCTCCGAAGAGCAGTGGAAGGATGTGGTGCAGCGCACACTGCAGGCCCGGCAGAGCCTCAGCACCCCCAGGCCCGAGTGGAAGTGA